One region of Bos javanicus breed banteng chromosome Y, ARS-OSU_banteng_1.0, whole genome shotgun sequence genomic DNA includes:
- the LOC133243877 gene encoding testis-specific Y-encoded protein 3-like isoform X1, with protein MESETGPEEGGSTPGSWILVVSPGLHEGGALGPSSPVGAAEAMQAAGGAPGEEAALFWVEAVEEGAAVEEGEVAGLGQEFQLLVLDVMEEVEVVAYEEQEQVSSEEHVHDHPRPGALSDRPALEALAALQLELEPVNQKAQRAHARLKHKTSQRRKVHLEHRSAIIQGIRGFWVEVFMNHPQMSVLMSKQDADMLHFMTNLEVEEFRHPTRHCKITLSFRRNRYFQNEVIVKEYLMKVTGYHASRSTPVQWHQGFEQKAYRRRHHDSSVNFFNWFFDHNFTGSDWIAEIIIRDLWPNPLQYYVRRKAAPRKVPGEREEPDPPSF; from the exons ATGGAGAGTGAGACGGGGCCAGAGGAAGGCGGCAGCACTCCGGGatcctggatcttagttgtgagCCCGGGTCTTCATGagggaggggccctggggcctTCCAGTCCGGTGGGGGCGGCAGAGGCGATGCAGGCCGCAGGTGGTGCGCCAGGCGAGGAGGCCGCCCTCTTCTGGGTGGAGGCAGTGGAGGAAGGTGCGgctgtggaggagggagaggtggcGGGACTCGGGCAGGAGTTCCAGCTGCTGGTGTTGGACGtcatggaggaggtggaggtggtggcaTACGAGGAGCAGGAGCAGGTGTCCTCGGAGGAGCATGTCCACGACCATCCAAGGCCCGGAGCCCTGAGTGACCGGCCTGCACTGGAGGCGCTGGCGGCCCTGCAGCTGGAGCTGGAGCCCGTGAATCAGAAAGCCCAAAGGGCGCATGCTCGCCTGAAACATAAGACCAGTCAGCGGCGGAAGGTGCATCTAGAACACAGAAGCGCCATCATCCAGGGCATCCGTGGCTTCTGGGTCGAAGTT TTTATGAACCACCCCCAAATGTCAGTTTTGATGAGCAAGCAAGATGCAGACATGCTTCACTTCATGACCAACTTGGAG GTGGAGGAATTCAGGCATCCCACTCGTCACTGCAAGATCACATTGTCCTTTCGGAGGAATAGGTATTTCCAGAATGAAGTGATTGTCAAGGAGTACCTGATGAAGGTCACTG GATACCACGCATCTCGTTCCACTCCAGTTCAGTGGCACCAGGGCTTTGAACAGAAGGCATACAGGCGCAGGCACCACGACAGCAGCGTTAACTTCTTCAACTGGTTCTTTGACCACAATTTCACAGGATCTGACTGGATTGCTGAG ATCATCATAAGGGATCTGTGGCCCAATCCTTTGCAGTACTATGTGAGGAGGAAGGCTGCACCACGAAAGGTACCAGGAGAACGAGAG
- the LOC133243877 gene encoding testis-specific Y-encoded protein 3-like isoform X2, whose protein sequence is MESETGPEEGGSTPGSWILVVSPGLHEGGALGPSSPVGAAEAMQAAGGAPGEEAALFWVEAVEEGAAVEEGEVAGLGQEFQLLVLDVMEEVEVVAYEEQEQVSSEEHVHDHPRPGALSDRPALEALAALQLELEPVNQKAQRAHARLKHKTSQRRKVHLEHRSAIIQGIRGFWVEVVSLGVVLVEEFRHPTRHCKITLSFRRNRYFQNEVIVKEYLMKVTGYHASRSTPVQWHQGFEQKAYRRRHHDSSVNFFNWFFDHNFTGSDWIAEIIIRDLWPNPLQYYVRRKAAPRKVPGEREEPDPPSF, encoded by the exons ATGGAGAGTGAGACGGGGCCAGAGGAAGGCGGCAGCACTCCGGGatcctggatcttagttgtgagCCCGGGTCTTCATGagggaggggccctggggcctTCCAGTCCGGTGGGGGCGGCAGAGGCGATGCAGGCCGCAGGTGGTGCGCCAGGCGAGGAGGCCGCCCTCTTCTGGGTGGAGGCAGTGGAGGAAGGTGCGgctgtggaggagggagaggtggcGGGACTCGGGCAGGAGTTCCAGCTGCTGGTGTTGGACGtcatggaggaggtggaggtggtggcaTACGAGGAGCAGGAGCAGGTGTCCTCGGAGGAGCATGTCCACGACCATCCAAGGCCCGGAGCCCTGAGTGACCGGCCTGCACTGGAGGCGCTGGCGGCCCTGCAGCTGGAGCTGGAGCCCGTGAATCAGAAAGCCCAAAGGGCGCATGCTCGCCTGAAACATAAGACCAGTCAGCGGCGGAAGGTGCATCTAGAACACAGAAGCGCCATCATCCAGGGCATCCGTGGCTTCTGGGTCGAAGTTGTATCCCTTGGTGTGGTGCTT GTGGAGGAATTCAGGCATCCCACTCGTCACTGCAAGATCACATTGTCCTTTCGGAGGAATAGGTATTTCCAGAATGAAGTGATTGTCAAGGAGTACCTGATGAAGGTCACTG GATACCACGCATCTCGTTCCACTCCAGTTCAGTGGCACCAGGGCTTTGAACAGAAGGCATACAGGCGCAGGCACCACGACAGCAGCGTTAACTTCTTCAACTGGTTCTTTGACCACAATTTCACAGGATCTGACTGGATTGCTGAG ATCATCATAAGGGATCTGTGGCCCAATCCTTTGCAGTACTATGTGAGGAGGAAGGCTGCACCACGAAAGGTACCAGGAGAACGAGAG